TTCAATTGGCAGATACAGATATTCGCAGCGATTTTGAGCACTCAGCAGCAGTGTAACGGGCGTATCCTCATATTGGTAATACGGAAAATTTCTGCCGTTATAGGCCTGTGCAATTTCATTGTTGTTTCTATATACCACTCCATACGGTGTTATCATAGGATTAGGGTTTTCTGCAATCATTTTTTCAAAGTAGTCACGTCCGTCAAGGCTTTGTAATTCCTCTGTACTGACACCGATTTGTTCTGTTAGGTACATCTGCCTACCTACAGCATTTAAATCGCTAAAATCGGCTACAAGGCTGTAACAATGGGTATTAAAGCTGAGGTTAATAAGCTCCGTCATCGTTTCAGCTTTTTGGGCATATGCAGTTGCATAAAAGGTGGCAAACTCATTTTGATCGAAGCTATCTAACCGTTTCATCAGGAAGTTTAACTCGTCAAGATTTACTGTTTTATCAGAGAGCAGGGCTGACAATCTTTCATCGTTATGGACGGCTCCGATTTTAATCTCTGTTTTTGCGGTATTGGCAACACCAAGACTGTCCATAAAATCTGCAGTTCTTTTTCCTTACTGGGAAAGGTAAGGTTTTGATAATTGTTTTCATGCATACATTGAATCATTGCTCGCATAATTTTTTCCTCCTGTGATTGATTTTTTGCATATCGGTTCTTAGACAATCCCCTTCACGTCTATAACATATAAAGCCGTGGGATGCGTAAGGGCAATCTCCACAGCTTTTAAAGGGACCAACAAGACGAGGGGGCGGCTCAGGTCTGCCGGTACTTATGAGGCTTTTAGAATCATAACAGGCAAATTTTCTATTTCGTTTATATTTTACAAGCATATCGTATCCTTTCTGCAAACAAAAAAAGAGCAGTCAATTTAAGGACTATTCCTAAAATCGACCGCTCTTTATGCTTACATATTTATTGTATTTTTGGTGTTTGTAAAAAAGATGCTATACATTATGTTTTTTATTTGCTGTCTCTCTGGCTTTCTAAACAATGAAAAAAGAACTGACTCCTTTATTGGAAATCAGTTCTCTATACTCAATTTTTAGCGTGTATCTATTAAAAAATTCTTTCGTGTTAGTTCATATCCCTTAGTTATTGAAAAATAGGGGGATGATATCCACGAAATTGAGCTTCTTTTTGACGGGCTTTTTTGGTGTAAAAAGCCCCTGAAATGGTTGATGTCATGGGCTTTTCAACCCATGACATCCATAATTACCATTAGATATGGTGGAGGCGGGGGGAGTCGAACCCCCGTCCGAAGATGTATCGACAAAAGCATCTCCGAGCGCAGTTACTGTTTTAAAATTCGCCTTTCATGACTCCCAGTAACAGGATTCATGATTGGCTAGCTTCATAAATTCCCACCTACCGCAAAGCTTAGGTAAGCTGGTTTCCCGCAAATTTGACGCCCGATTCCTATAGTGCGGATGCTACAGGGCGGACGTTAGCTGAACTAAGCAGCTAAAGCGTAAGATTCGTTATTTGCGTTTATATTTAAGTTCTAGGTTGTTTATGCGGTCCCAGAATCCGCAGCTCGCTTCTTTTATCTCTATCATCCCCGTCGAAACCAATACGCCCCCATATATAAATATAAACTTTACATACGCTGTCTATCTCTAAAGTTTCTCTCTATTTCCCTTTGGGCATCTCGCTTTGCTATATCAGCCCGCTTATCATATAATTTCTTACCACGAGCTGCCGCAAGTTCCAACTTTACTAGACCATTCTTTAAATATATTTTAAGTGGTATAAGGGTATAACCCTTCTCTTGAAGGTAACCTAGTAATTTGTTGATCTCCCGCCTATTTAGGAGCAATTTACGACTACGCAATGGATCAGTATTAAATATATTACCCTTATCATAAGGGCTTATATGCATATTCTGCACAAATACTTCACCATCTCTTATTTCGGCATAACTATCCTTTAGATTAACCTTTCCTAATCTTATAGACTTAACTTCCGTACCCGTTAAAACTATTCCAGCTTCATAGGTATCGTCTATAAAATAATCATGCCGCGCTTTTTTATTCTGTGCTATAATCTTTATATTGTTTCCCATGTTTATATTATGCACCTACTTTGATAAAACAACCCTATCTGCTTAGTTAATAAACAAATAGGGATACCTATTTTCTCTATCTATTTAATATTAATTTATCATACATTCATTTCTTTGTCAACATATGATAATTGATAGATTGCGTCAATTTACTGTAGGGAAAAGAAAAATACAGCCATCCTGATAAATAAATTAGCATTGTATCCGGTCACACTCTTGACGACAAGCATCGCCCATATGATTTGTCAGCCAGGGCGGCCTC
This genomic interval from Xylanivirga thermophila contains the following:
- the smpB gene encoding SsrA-binding protein SmpB, giving the protein MGNNIKIIAQNKKARHDYFIDDTYEAGIVLTGTEVKSIRLGKVNLKDSYAEIRDGEVFVQNMHISPYDKGNIFNTDPLRSRKLLLNRREINKLLGYLQEKGYTLIPLKIYLKNGLVKLELAAARGKKLYDKRADIAKRDAQREIERNFRDRQRM